A window of the Candidatus Margulisiibacteriota bacterium genome harbors these coding sequences:
- a CDS encoding slipin family protein: protein EEMKRVIAKVAEAEREKRAVITKAAGEVEASENLAKAATLMGSAPGALHLRTLATLNDLSSDQSNTVIFAVPVEALRALEGLAKLTENLTQKKA, encoded by the coding sequence GAGGAAATGAAGCGCGTCATCGCCAAAGTTGCGGAAGCCGAGCGGGAAAAGCGCGCGGTCATCACCAAAGCCGCTGGCGAGGTTGAGGCTTCGGAAAATCTGGCCAAAGCCGCTACGCTCATGGGCAGCGCGCCCGGCGCGTTGCATTTGCGCACGCTGGCCACGCTCAATGATCTGAGTTCTGACCAGTCCAACACGGTGATTTTTGCCGTGCCTGTCGAAGCTTTGCGCGCGCTGGAAGGCCTGGCCAAACTGACAGAAAATTTAACGCAGAAAAAAGCCTAA
- the hemW gene encoding radical SAM family heme chaperone HemW, with protein MPALYIHIPYCLQKCRYCGFVSFPARDFSSDGTVPDAYLDALCQEIQEAAEGYFSVDSGYKYTSSIVSTIYIGGGTPGLLAAEQLARIIASVKNVFAVADDAEFTLETNPETYVREKFLAYRALGVNRISLGIQSFQPEYLRYLGRAHSREKAAEALRGAREIFDNVSVDLLNNLPGQTLAQSAADLRTALDFQPRHISCYELTVESGTPLAVENPAPNELGVEMYLQTKKILEDNGYAQYEISNYALAGYESRHNLAYWSDEPYLGVGLAAHSYDKLRKLRWANTRSLPDYLRKIFHRESEPENDFNKIMMGLRKNSGIPETYLAERQKATAQKLVAEELLVWQNNNLRLTNRGRLILNQVLLELM; from the coding sequence TTGCCGGCTTTATATATTCACATTCCTTATTGCCTGCAAAAATGCCGCTACTGCGGCTTTGTGAGTTTTCCAGCGCGCGATTTTTCATCTGACGGGACGGTTCCTGACGCTTACCTTGACGCTTTATGCCAGGAGATACAGGAAGCCGCCGAAGGGTATTTTTCCGTCGATAGTGGGTATAAATATACCAGCAGTATAGTATCGACAATATATATCGGAGGAGGGACGCCGGGTTTACTGGCCGCCGAGCAGCTGGCCAGAATAATCGCCAGCGTAAAAAATGTTTTTGCTGTGGCGGACGATGCGGAATTTACGCTGGAAACCAATCCCGAAACTTACGTCAGGGAAAAGTTTTTAGCGTACCGCGCGCTGGGGGTAAACCGGATTTCTTTAGGGATCCAGTCTTTTCAGCCGGAATATTTGCGGTATTTGGGACGGGCACATTCGCGGGAAAAAGCGGCCGAGGCCTTGCGGGGCGCGCGGGAGATTTTTGACAATGTCAGCGTGGACTTGCTGAACAATTTGCCCGGACAGACTCTGGCGCAGAGCGCGGCGGATCTGCGGACCGCGCTAGATTTTCAGCCACGGCATATTTCCTGCTACGAGCTGACTGTGGAAAGCGGCACGCCGCTGGCCGTGGAAAACCCCGCCCCCAATGAATTAGGAGTGGAAATGTATTTGCAGACGAAAAAAATTTTAGAGGACAACGGCTACGCGCAGTATGAAATTTCCAATTACGCGCTGGCCGGCTATGAATCCCGCCACAATCTGGCCTATTGGTCGGACGAGCCGTATCTCGGCGTGGGACTGGCGGCGCATAGTTACGACAAGCTGCGAAAACTGCGCTGGGCGAACACGCGCAGCCTCCCGGATTATCTGCGGAAAATTTTTCACCGCGAGTCCGAGCCGGAAAATGATTTCAACAAGATCATGATGGGGCTGCGCAAGAACAGCGGCATTCCTGAAACCTATCTTGCTGAGCGTCAAAAAGCCACCGCCCAAAAACTGGTCGCCGAGGAATTGCTGGTTTGGCAGAATAATAATCTGCGCCTGACCAACCGCGGACGGCTGATCTTAAATCAAGTGCTGCTGGAGTTAATGTGA